The Amycolatopsis solani genome segment CCACTGTGGACGCCCGGATCGTGCGCGAGACCAGCACGACCGGGCACTGCTTGGCCGCGACCTGGATCGACGCCGCCGGGACGACCGGCGAGAGCAGGATGATCCCGGCCGGGCGGAAGGAAAGCAGGTTGTGCAGGGCGTTCCACTCGCGCGTCGGACTGCGGCCGCCGGTGTTGAGGATCAGGTCGAAGCCCGCGGCCTGCGCGGCCGCGTCCAATCCCTCGACGACGTCGGCGAAGAACGCGTTGCGCAGGTCGTTCACCATCACGCCGAGCACGGTGGACGTCCGGCTGGCCAGCGACCGCGCCATCACGTGCGGCTGGTAGCCCAGCTCCTCGGCCGCGCGCAGGACGGCCGCGCGCCGGGCGTCGGAGACCTTCGGCGAATTCCGCATCACCAGCGACACCAGCGCGCGGGAAACGCCCGCCCGCGCGGCGACGTCCTCCATCGTCGGACGCACGCGGCACCTCCCCTGATCACCGGAAACTCGGCCTTGACTTGCTGTGACGGACGCTACAAGATTAGAGCGCTCTAATCAATAGAGCGCTCCAACGGACCACCGGAGGCCCCTTGTGACAGCGACGATCCGAGTAGCCGCCGCGCCGATCTCCTGGGGTGTCTGCGAAGTCCCGGGCTGGGGCCGGGTGCTGGACGCGGCGACCGTGCTCGGCGAGATGGCGGAGCTCGGCGTGCAGGCGACCGAACTCGGCCCGCCCGGGTACCTCCCCCGCGACCCGGCCGAGCTCCGGGAACTGCTCGGGTCGCACGGCCTCCGGCTCGTCGGCGGCTTCCTCGCCGTCGTCCTGCACGAAAACCAGGAGCACGCCCTCGAGGAAGCCGAAGAATCCGCCGCGCTGTTCGCCGCGTGCGGCGGTGACGTCCTCGTGCTCGCGGCCGCGACCGGGCTCGACGGCTACGACGAACGCCCGGAGCTCACCGCCGCCGAATGGGCGACGCTCGTCGAAACCGCGGGCAAGGTCCGCGACATCGCCGCCGCCCACGGCCTGCGCACCGTGCTGCACCCGCACGTCGGGACGCACGTGGAGCAGCAGGCCGAGGTCGAGCGCTTCCTCGCCGACTCCGATCTCGGCTTGTGCCTCGACACCGGGCACCTGATGATCGGCGGGACGGATCCGGTCGAGCTGGCGAAGCGGTATCCCGAGCGGGTGGGGCACGTGCACCTGAAGGACGTCCGGGCGGACCTGGCGGCCGAGGTCCGCGCGGGACGGCTCGGCTACACCGACGCGGTCGGGCGGGGCATCTACACCCCGCTCGGGGAGGGGGACGTGGACGTGGCGTCGATGGTGCGCTCCGTCCAGGCCGCGGGGTACGACGGCTGGTACGTCCTCGAACAGGACACCGCCCTCGGCGAGGGGAGCCTCGACGAC includes the following:
- a CDS encoding TIM barrel protein, translating into MTATIRVAAAPISWGVCEVPGWGRVLDAATVLGEMAELGVQATELGPPGYLPRDPAELRELLGSHGLRLVGGFLAVVLHENQEHALEEAEESAALFAACGGDVLVLAAATGLDGYDERPELTAAEWATLVETAGKVRDIAAAHGLRTVLHPHVGTHVEQQAEVERFLADSDLGLCLDTGHLMIGGTDPVELAKRYPERVGHVHLKDVRADLAAEVRAGRLGYTDAVGRGIYTPLGEGDVDVASMVRSVQAAGYDGWYVLEQDTALGEGSLDDVPRRDTGRSLAHLAKITDSL